Proteins encoded within one genomic window of Methanothrix harundinacea 6Ac:
- a CDS encoding DUF2589 domain-containing protein, whose product MVNPGQELSSIDFESMIGGPLIAVVNAQAQAALSTVNFIKSVGFKAGESDDPEASDTGDPIYVTFKYPKEISPYQPAVPASGDTPATPAVPAQIQQMKLEVPILTMLPIPFIRIEETTIDFNAKITSMEYRKVDTNLKVDASLEAKAGWFFGSAKLKVSTSYQRSTSEGSNVNRTYSLAIHVKAVQDEMPGGMEKILSILEESMRGQPVSAQAPVVS is encoded by the coding sequence ATGGTAAACCCAGGACAGGAGCTTTCGAGCATCGATTTCGAGTCGATGATAGGTGGGCCCTTGATCGCGGTGGTGAACGCCCAGGCCCAGGCAGCTCTGAGCACAGTGAACTTCATAAAATCGGTGGGCTTCAAGGCCGGCGAGAGCGACGACCCCGAAGCGAGCGATACGGGGGACCCGATATATGTGACCTTCAAATATCCCAAGGAGATCTCCCCATATCAGCCGGCAGTTCCGGCATCGGGTGACACCCCTGCCACCCCTGCCGTACCAGCCCAGATTCAGCAGATGAAGCTGGAGGTCCCCATCCTCACCATGCTCCCGATCCCCTTCATCCGGATCGAGGAGACGACCATCGATTTCAACGCCAAAATCACCAGCATGGAGTACAGAAAGGTCGACACCAACCTGAAGGTGGACGCCTCTCTCGAGGCCAAAGCCGGGTGGTTCTTCGGATCGGCAAAGCTGAAGGTGTCCACATCTTACCAGAGGTCCACCTCCGAGGGATCGAACGTCAACCGGACCTACTCCCTGGCGATCCACGTGAAGGCCGTCCAGGACGAGATGCCCGGGGGCATGGAGAAGATCCTGAGCATCCTGGAAGAGTCGATGAGAGGACAGCCGGTGAGCGCACAGGCTCCGGTAGTGAGCTGA
- a CDS encoding transposase — protein MERGVKNIREERGKAIADQGNQIKKVSETSFKVRSQSGNKTYEVKSTPNGMTCTCPDFVYRGGKCKHIMATRYYLEVEKDTPKGVVTEKVHLTYAQAWNAYNKAQKAEVKLFDELLKDLVKAIPEPEQTTGRPRLPLQENLFCAIQKVYSQLSSRRAHSLFQNATDKGQISKAPHFNSTSELFNKPETTAILHQLVTLSALPVAGIETDFAIDSTGFRTTTFNAYCGTKHGEKKQHRWVKAHLCAGVKTNIVAAISITDEYSNDSPQFGPLVRKTAEGFTIDEVSADMAYSSRKNLELVGDVGGTAYIPYRKNATGKAGGSPLWKKMYHYFQLNRDEFMDHYHKRSNIEATNAAIKRKFGETLKSKNEVAQVNELLAKIVAYNLTVVIHEMYENGINPEFLHVKSEVCT, from the coding sequence ATGGAACGTGGTGTAAAGAACATTCGAGAAGAACGCGGCAAAGCAATCGCAGATCAGGGCAACCAGATCAAGAAGGTTAGTGAAACCTCATTCAAGGTGAGATCGCAATCAGGAAACAAAACCTACGAGGTAAAGAGTACTCCTAATGGCATGACCTGTACCTGTCCTGATTTCGTTTACCGAGGAGGTAAGTGCAAGCACATAATGGCAACCCGCTATTACCTCGAAGTTGAGAAGGATACTCCAAAAGGCGTAGTTACTGAGAAGGTCCACCTAACCTATGCTCAGGCATGGAACGCATACAATAAAGCGCAGAAGGCAGAGGTCAAACTCTTCGATGAGTTACTAAAGGACTTAGTGAAAGCCATACCCGAACCAGAGCAAACCACAGGGAGACCTCGCCTACCCCTTCAAGAGAACCTGTTTTGCGCTATCCAAAAAGTCTACTCGCAACTCTCCAGCCGTCGCGCACACAGTTTGTTCCAGAACGCGACAGACAAAGGACAGATCAGCAAAGCACCCCACTTCAATTCAACATCAGAACTCTTTAACAAGCCCGAGACAACAGCGATCCTTCATCAGCTTGTAACCCTCTCCGCCTTGCCCGTTGCTGGAATAGAAACCGATTTTGCGATCGACTCAACGGGATTCCGTACAACTACGTTTAACGCCTATTGCGGCACAAAGCATGGTGAGAAGAAACAACACCGATGGGTGAAAGCTCATCTATGTGCGGGTGTTAAAACCAACATCGTAGCAGCCATATCGATAACTGATGAGTACAGCAATGACTCGCCTCAGTTTGGACCCCTGGTAAGGAAGACCGCTGAAGGATTCACCATAGATGAAGTCTCTGCTGATATGGCATACTCTTCAAGGAAGAACCTCGAACTTGTAGGTGATGTTGGAGGCACAGCCTACATCCCTTACAGGAAGAATGCAACGGGTAAGGCTGGCGGTTCTCCTCTCTGGAAGAAGATGTATCACTACTTCCAACTCAATCGTGACGAGTTCATGGACCACTATCATAAGCGAAGTAACATCGAAGCTACCAACGCTGCGATCAAGCGTAAGTTCGGAGAGACCTTAAAGTCAAAGAACGAAGTTGCCCAAGTCAACGAACTGCTGGCAAAAATTGTAGCTTACAATCTCACGGTAGTCATCCATGAGATGTATGAGAATGGGATCAACCCTGAGTTCTTGCACGTAAAGTCCGAAGTCTGCACGTAA
- a CDS encoding restriction endonuclease subunit M, giving the protein MMTRSKWESNSEVGNSTNEGKRTLIDYISGIEVLATPEEAEAVQVFAKKLVEDYGYRKHQIQTHPQFRTKTAPSGEEKYPVDIAVFYNDKKEYNNMRIVVECKQPNRSDGLKQLSIYLNLIPSVEIGVWFNGKDHLYLRKAFDDGRITWKEIPDIPKHGERVADIGLYKRKDLQTPNNLKVVFNDIRNHLAGSATGITRDEAIAQQIINILFCKLYDEINTAPDENVKFRAGIDEDKIDVRTRIENLFTKVKQDYDDVFDEEDSIKLDDDSLIYVVGELQKYCIISAERDALGDAFEVFIGPALRGGEGQFFTPRNVVKMVVRILDPDPGEYVIDPACGSGGFLIVALEYVWDKIEEEGKRKNWSQELIVQKKKDISNKYFFGIDKDSFLAKVTKAYMAIIGDGRGGVFCENSLFSPLDWQNKTQDRINFGSFDVLLTNPPFGSKISITSKEVLSQYSLSYKWRFNKNEQKWERTQKFADRRPPQILFIERCLELLKPGGRIGIVLPDSIVGNQSDGYIREFILSRANLLAVVDLPNETFQPSTSTKTSVVFLQKKDQVMETDYKIFMAFAEKCGHDRRAKPIFKKDEHGELIPDDDLPLIAEEYQSFKRRNY; this is encoded by the coding sequence ATGATGACGAGATCTAAATGGGAAAGTAATAGCGAAGTCGGCAATTCTACTAACGAGGGAAAAAGAACTTTAATTGATTATATATCCGGTATTGAAGTTTTAGCTACCCCAGAGGAAGCCGAGGCAGTTCAAGTTTTTGCCAAAAAACTTGTCGAAGACTATGGGTATCGTAAACACCAGATACAAACTCATCCCCAATTTCGTACAAAGACTGCTCCGTCTGGAGAAGAAAAATACCCTGTAGATATCGCTGTATTTTATAATGATAAGAAGGAATATAATAATATGCGTATTGTCGTGGAATGTAAGCAACCGAATCGGAGCGATGGTCTCAAGCAACTAAGTATTTATCTCAACCTCATACCCAGCGTCGAAATAGGCGTCTGGTTTAATGGTAAAGATCATTTGTATCTAAGAAAGGCATTCGATGATGGCCGCATAACTTGGAAAGAAATACCAGACATACCAAAACATGGAGAACGGGTCGCGGATATTGGGTTATATAAACGAAAAGATTTACAAACTCCTAATAATTTAAAGGTTGTGTTCAACGATATTCGAAACCATTTAGCTGGTTCGGCTACAGGAATCACAAGAGATGAGGCAATAGCACAGCAGATAATTAATATATTGTTTTGTAAATTGTATGATGAAATCAATACCGCACCTGATGAAAATGTTAAATTTCGCGCTGGAATTGATGAAGATAAAATCGATGTCAGAACGAGAATTGAAAACTTGTTTACAAAAGTAAAGCAGGATTATGACGATGTTTTTGATGAAGAGGATAGCATAAAACTTGATGATGACTCTTTAATCTATGTGGTTGGGGAACTTCAGAAGTACTGTATAATTTCGGCGGAACGGGATGCTTTAGGTGACGCATTTGAAGTTTTTATTGGGCCAGCACTACGAGGGGGAGAAGGGCAATTTTTTACACCCAGGAATGTTGTAAAAATGGTCGTGCGAATATTAGATCCCGATCCTGGAGAATATGTAATTGATCCCGCTTGTGGGAGTGGAGGATTTTTAATAGTTGCATTAGAATATGTATGGGACAAAATTGAAGAAGAGGGGAAACGAAAAAATTGGTCGCAGGAGTTGATTGTTCAGAAGAAAAAGGATATTTCAAATAAGTATTTCTTTGGAATTGATAAAGATTCTTTTCTTGCGAAGGTCACTAAGGCGTATATGGCAATTATTGGAGATGGGCGTGGGGGCGTCTTTTGTGAAAATAGCCTATTTAGTCCCTTAGATTGGCAAAATAAGACTCAGGATAGGATAAATTTTGGATCATTCGATGTATTACTGACAAACCCGCCGTTCGGGTCGAAAATATCAATAACATCGAAGGAAGTGCTTTCTCAATATTCTCTTAGTTACAAATGGAGATTTAATAAAAACGAGCAAAAATGGGAAAGGACGCAAAAATTTGCAGATAGGCGCCCACCCCAAATTCTCTTTATAGAACGGTGCTTGGAACTGCTAAAACCGGGCGGAAGAATTGGCATAGTTTTACCAGATAGTATAGTTGGCAATCAATCAGACGGATACATACGAGAGTTTATTTTATCTAGAGCAAACTTGCTCGCCGTGGTTGATTTACCAAATGAGACATTCCAACCGAGTACTAGCACAAAAACAAGTGTAGTTTTTCTACAGAAAAAGGATCAAGTAATGGAAACGGATTATAAAATTTTCATGGCTTTTGCCGAGAAGTGTGGACACGATAGACGGGCCAAGCCGATATTTAAGAAAGATGAACACGGAGAACTAATACCGGATGATGATTTACCGCTAATCGCGGAAGAATATCAAAGTTTCAAGAGGAGAAATTATTAA
- a CDS encoding DUF2080 family transposase-associated protein, which produces MTDPMKITLDAYQVIEKVVKAGGNSGRVYVPREWVDKRVKIILMEPASSER; this is translated from the coding sequence ATGACTGATCCGATGAAGATTACTCTAGATGCCTACCAAGTCATAGAAAAAGTTGTAAAAGCCGGAGGTAACTCTGGAAGGGTATATGTACCAAGAGAATGGGTAGACAAGCGGGTTAAGATCATATTGATGGAACCAGCAAGCTCCGAAAGATGA